Proteins encoded by one window of Phycisphaerae bacterium:
- the pabB gene encoding aminodeoxychorismate synthase component I: MPADESARGVCQTMKARRIIPTYSVLLRTDGAEGPVAWRLFHSPRFMICATAVEDVVPCLHELERAVAGGCHAAGFIAYEAAPAFDKALVTHAPTTVPLMWFGLYDPPETVAELPKSDSDELPACHWESQMSEAAYRSAVEKIKHYIAEGHTYQVNLTHRLRSRLQIEPYGFFRSLYRAQPVPHAAYLDLGRYAICSLSPELFFRLEGRRIISRPMKGTAGRGRWWEEDERRAAWLADSPKNRAENAMIVDMIRNDLGRIAEKGSVEVEEVFKVEQYRTLFQMTSTVAARTNAPVSEILRALFPCASVTGAPKVRTMQIIRELEVGPRGVYTGCIGYVSPSRKALFNVAIRTAVVDAEDGRIEYGTGGGITWDSSATDESMECRLKVSVLERPDPEFCLLETLLWDGRKYRLLDGHLRRLKRSADYFGYPIDLRAAGRTLEEASKPYALRLARVRLLVDETGKATCESHLLERCRPRPTCRLAMACRPVDSSDRFLYHKTTHRTVYETARAASPGFDDVLLWNERSEITESTIANVVLRFGDRLVTPPISAGLLPGVFRERLLERRVIREESMPIEALASATAVYLVNSVRGWVRASLHDPHGILRSVGFQRDTMPSNEEEASSEPCGLDPR; encoded by the coding sequence GTGCCGGCCGACGAGTCGGCCAGAGGTGTGTGTCAGACCATGAAGGCGAGGCGGATCATTCCGACATATTCAGTCCTGCTTCGTACCGACGGCGCAGAAGGCCCGGTCGCCTGGCGCCTGTTCCATTCCCCGCGGTTCATGATCTGTGCCACCGCAGTTGAGGACGTCGTGCCTTGCCTGCATGAGTTGGAGCGCGCGGTTGCCGGGGGCTGCCATGCGGCCGGTTTCATAGCCTATGAAGCCGCCCCGGCGTTCGATAAGGCGCTGGTCACCCATGCCCCCACGACAGTCCCGCTGATGTGGTTCGGCTTGTACGACCCGCCCGAGACCGTTGCAGAACTTCCAAAGAGCGATTCGGACGAACTGCCGGCGTGTCACTGGGAATCGCAGATGAGCGAGGCGGCGTATCGGTCGGCCGTCGAGAAAATCAAGCACTACATAGCAGAAGGACACACTTACCAGGTGAATCTGACGCATCGGCTTCGCTCTCGCCTTCAGATCGAGCCCTACGGTTTTTTCCGTTCGCTCTATCGTGCGCAGCCTGTTCCACACGCTGCGTATCTTGACCTCGGCCGATACGCGATCTGTTCGCTTTCGCCGGAGTTGTTCTTCCGGCTTGAGGGCCGACGCATCATCAGCCGTCCCATGAAGGGCACGGCCGGACGCGGACGATGGTGGGAGGAGGATGAACGCCGCGCCGCTTGGTTGGCAGACTCGCCGAAAAACCGCGCCGAAAACGCCATGATCGTGGACATGATTCGCAACGATCTCGGACGGATCGCCGAGAAAGGCAGCGTTGAGGTTGAAGAGGTCTTCAAGGTCGAGCAATATCGAACACTCTTCCAGATGACATCAACCGTCGCCGCCCGAACAAACGCGCCCGTTTCCGAGATTCTGCGCGCGTTGTTCCCTTGCGCTTCCGTGACGGGAGCACCGAAGGTCCGAACGATGCAGATCATTCGTGAACTCGAGGTCGGCCCCCGTGGCGTCTACACCGGGTGCATCGGCTACGTATCGCCGTCGCGAAAAGCTCTCTTTAATGTGGCCATCCGGACGGCCGTGGTTGACGCGGAAGACGGCCGGATCGAGTACGGCACGGGGGGCGGTATCACCTGGGATTCGTCCGCGACCGACGAGAGCATGGAGTGCCGACTTAAGGTGAGCGTGCTTGAACGGCCAGATCCGGAATTCTGCCTCCTTGAGACCCTTCTCTGGGACGGCCGCAAGTACCGTCTTCTTGACGGACATCTGCGGCGGCTGAAAAGGTCGGCCGACTATTTCGGCTACCCGATCGATCTGCGCGCCGCCGGCAGGACACTGGAAGAGGCATCGAAGCCCTATGCCCTGAGACTTGCACGCGTCCGACTGCTGGTCGATGAGACCGGTAAAGCGACTTGTGAATCGCACCTTTTGGAGCGATGCCGCCCGCGCCCGACATGTCGGCTCGCAATGGCTTGCCGTCCCGTCGACAGCTCCGACCGGTTTCTCTATCACAAGACCACGCACAGAACCGTCTACGAGACCGCCCGTGCCGCCTCGCCGGGGTTCGACGATGTACTGCTTTGGAATGAACGGAGTGAGATCACCGAATCCACGATCGCCAATGTTGTCTTACGGTTTGGAGACCGCTTGGTGACGCCCCCGATCTCGGCCGGATTGTTACCGGGCGTTTTTCGTGAACGCTTGCTCGAACGTCGGGTGATTCGTGAAGAATCCATGCCCATCGAGGCGCTGGCGTCCGCGACCGCCGTATACCTGGTCAACTCGGTTCGGGGTTGGGTGCGGGCAAGCCTGCACGACCCGCACGGAATTCTGCGGTCCGTCGGGTTCCAGCGCGATACAATGCCCTCGAATGAAGAAGAAGCATCGTCAGAGCCGTGTGGTCTGGATCCGCGATGA
- a CDS encoding sugar phosphate isomerase/epimerase family protein has translation MKACSRREVLTAAAGMSASVFTAHLARAADAAAGDSTVRPQSPKRFKISLAGYSFRQFLDQPGQPGKMSLFDLVDLCVKLGIDAIEPTAYYFLKTDDEYLYALKRKIFLAGLEISASPMRNNFCLPPGPELDKELESVRNWVDVCVKLGAPAIRIFAGKAMPGAGRDKDFERAVAGMKKACEYAGSKGIFLAIENHGYLTETADAVIKIIEAVKSDWLGINLDTGNFVEKPYENIAKAAPHAIICQFKTEVVKTPGTKEREPADFARIFKIIREAGYRGYVTLEYEGADPHKEVPIYIAKMQELAG, from the coding sequence ATGAAAGCGTGTTCCCGACGCGAAGTGCTGACCGCTGCAGCGGGGATGTCCGCCTCCGTCTTCACGGCCCACCTTGCCCGTGCCGCTGACGCCGCCGCCGGCGATTCAACGGTTCGGCCGCAATCCCCAAAGCGATTCAAGATCAGCCTGGCGGGCTATTCGTTTCGCCAGTTCCTGGACCAGCCCGGCCAACCGGGAAAAATGTCGCTCTTTGACCTGGTCGACCTCTGCGTTAAGCTCGGCATCGACGCCATCGAGCCGACGGCTTATTACTTTCTCAAGACCGACGACGAGTACCTTTACGCCCTCAAGCGAAAGATCTTCCTTGCCGGACTGGAAATCAGCGCCTCCCCGATGCGCAACAACTTCTGCCTGCCGCCAGGGCCGGAACTGGATAAGGAGCTTGAGTCTGTTCGCAACTGGGTGGACGTGTGCGTGAAGCTTGGGGCCCCGGCAATCCGCATTTTCGCGGGCAAGGCCATGCCCGGTGCCGGCCGTGACAAGGACTTCGAGCGCGCCGTCGCAGGCATGAAGAAAGCCTGCGAGTATGCCGGCTCGAAGGGCATCTTCCTGGCGATCGAGAACCACGGCTACCTGACCGAGACCGCCGATGCGGTCATCAAGATCATTGAGGCGGTCAAGAGCGACTGGCTGGGCATCAACCTCGACACGGGCAACTTCGTCGAGAAGCCTTACGAGAACATCGCCAAGGCGGCCCCCCACGCGATCATCTGTCAATTCAAAACCGAGGTCGTCAAGACGCCCGGAACCAAGGAGCGCGAACCCGCCGATTTCGCCCGCATCTTCAAGATCATCCGGGAAGCCGGCTACCGCGGTTACGTCACTCTTGAGTACGAGGGCGCCGACCCGCATAAGGAAGTGCCCATCTACATCGCCAAAATGCAGGAACTGGCGGGATAG
- a CDS encoding class I SAM-dependent methyltransferase, which translates to MKKKHRQSRVVWIRDDRPVTPEEVAWLKTPAAQAVCAAMMGDEPADTPAAIERWRQRLEPDQVAAAWHQTLLRRAGRAKFSRADEMLFDRVGLEQASDEVVAAHKAGRFSDCGRIADLCCGIGGDTLALATQAEVTAVDWSRSRVLMAEHNAAVYGGRIVGKVGDVLIHRPDADAIHIDPDRRPEGARRHDPVLASPDLEELRRLVERYRHAAIKLSPGADLSRLPFDAEIELISHMGACKQAVIWTGRFKQVYRRATVLPAGDSVFSSEVDPPAWPEPRELRPGCFLYEPDAAVIRAGLVGAVARQLELAPVDRQIAYLSGDRLLSSAFVTPFQVIDVTDFSARKARTWLAAHDVGRVHIKTRGFAARPEELLHRLRLRGRHEAVLLLTRVAGRPTAVLARRLRR; encoded by the coding sequence ATGAAGAAGAAGCATCGTCAGAGCCGTGTGGTCTGGATCCGCGATGACCGGCCGGTGACGCCGGAGGAAGTGGCTTGGCTGAAAACGCCTGCCGCACAGGCGGTCTGCGCGGCTATGATGGGCGACGAACCGGCGGATACGCCTGCGGCGATCGAGCGCTGGCGGCAGCGGCTTGAGCCCGACCAGGTCGCCGCCGCCTGGCATCAGACGCTCTTGAGACGGGCGGGGCGGGCCAAGTTCTCTCGGGCCGACGAGATGCTGTTCGACCGAGTCGGCCTGGAGCAGGCCAGTGATGAGGTGGTGGCGGCCCATAAAGCCGGGCGATTTTCAGATTGCGGACGAATTGCGGATCTTTGCTGCGGCATTGGTGGCGACACTCTCGCACTGGCGACGCAAGCCGAGGTAACGGCCGTGGATTGGTCGCGATCGCGGGTTCTGATGGCCGAACACAACGCGGCAGTCTACGGAGGAAGGATTGTCGGAAAGGTTGGCGACGTCCTGATCCACAGGCCCGACGCGGATGCCATCCACATCGATCCCGATCGACGGCCGGAAGGGGCGCGACGCCATGACCCCGTTCTTGCTTCACCTGATCTCGAAGAGCTCCGGCGACTGGTCGAACGCTATCGTCACGCGGCCATCAAGCTCTCGCCCGGGGCTGATCTTAGCCGGTTGCCGTTCGACGCCGAGATCGAGCTGATCAGTCATATGGGCGCGTGCAAGCAGGCGGTCATCTGGACGGGAAGATTCAAGCAGGTTTATCGGCGGGCAACCGTGTTGCCGGCCGGAGACAGCGTCTTCTCCTCAGAAGTGGATCCGCCGGCGTGGCCTGAGCCGCGGGAATTACGGCCCGGATGCTTTCTCTACGAACCCGACGCCGCCGTTATTCGAGCCGGCCTGGTCGGCGCTGTCGCGCGGCAGCTCGAACTGGCGCCGGTGGACAGGCAGATCGCTTATCTGTCAGGTGATCGGCTGCTATCCTCAGCGTTTGTTACGCCGTTTCAGGTGATCGACGTGACCGACTTCTCGGCCCGCAAGGCGCGAACATGGTTGGCGGCTCACGACGTCGGCAGGGTGCACATCAAGACCCGAGGCTTCGCTGCCAGGCCGGAGGAACTGCTTCACCGTCTTCGCCTCAGAGGCCGCCATGAGGCGGTCCTGCTCTTGACGCGCGTCGCAGGCCGCCCGACCGCCGTCCTTGCCCGGCGCCTGCGCCGCTGA
- the glgP gene encoding alpha-glucan family phosphorylase, producing the protein MMVDERCIAYFSMEIGLDALMPTYSGGLGVLAGDTIRSAADLKVPMVAVSLLHRKGYFYQRLEASGWQLEEPVEWNVDDFVTEENVRASVTIGGRPVRLRAWRRDVTGVSGYVVPVYFLDSDLPENAEQDRMLTHWLYGGDDNYRLCQEIILGIGGVRMLRSLGYRQIDRFHMNEGHASLCTLELLDERRRAGNRDAIVQEDVEAVRRMCIFTTHTPVPAGHDKFPVDLVAEVLGDHPALTMRNLICCDGVLNMTYLALNLSHYVNGVAKKHGEISRHMFASYVIDSITNGVHAATWASEPFQALFDRHIPGWREDNFSLRYALSIPHKEVWNAHMAAKRDLIDYVNRETNTGMDVDFLTIGFARRAAAYKRADLLLRDPDRLRKIARDVGPFQIVYAGKSHPRDEEGKKMIQRIYQARKSLRDAVHIAYLPNYDMTLGKLVTSGVDLWLNTPQRPMEASGTSGMKAALNGVPSLSVLDGWWIEGCIEGTTGWAIGRDGRTPETSADNQADAASLYEKLEQVVAPLFYRDRDRYLDVMVHAIALNGSFFNTQRMMQQYVLKAYFR; encoded by the coding sequence ATGATGGTCGACGAGCGATGCATTGCCTACTTCTCCATGGAAATCGGCTTGGACGCTCTGATGCCGACGTATAGCGGCGGACTGGGCGTGCTTGCGGGCGATACGATCCGCTCGGCCGCCGATCTGAAGGTGCCGATGGTGGCGGTAAGCCTGCTGCATCGGAAGGGCTACTTCTATCAGCGTCTCGAAGCCAGCGGATGGCAGCTCGAGGAGCCCGTCGAGTGGAACGTCGACGACTTCGTTACCGAGGAGAACGTCCGGGCATCGGTGACCATCGGGGGCCGTCCCGTGCGGCTCCGCGCCTGGAGGAGGGACGTGACCGGCGTGAGCGGCTACGTTGTTCCGGTCTATTTCCTCGATTCCGACCTGCCGGAAAACGCGGAGCAGGACCGCATGCTGACGCATTGGCTCTACGGCGGCGACGACAACTACCGCCTCTGCCAGGAGATCATCCTGGGCATTGGCGGGGTCCGGATGTTGCGGTCCCTGGGGTACCGGCAGATCGATCGCTTTCACATGAACGAAGGCCACGCGAGCCTGTGCACGCTTGAGTTGCTGGATGAAAGGCGCCGTGCCGGAAACCGTGACGCGATTGTACAGGAAGACGTTGAGGCCGTGCGCCGCATGTGCATCTTCACCACACATACGCCGGTTCCTGCCGGGCACGACAAGTTTCCGGTGGACCTGGTTGCAGAAGTATTAGGCGATCACCCTGCGCTGACGATGCGGAACCTCATCTGCTGCGACGGCGTCCTGAACATGACTTATCTGGCGTTGAATCTCAGCCACTACGTGAACGGCGTGGCCAAGAAGCACGGCGAGATTTCACGGCACATGTTCGCGTCGTACGTCATTGACTCGATCACCAACGGTGTTCACGCGGCCACATGGGCCTCCGAGCCTTTCCAGGCGTTGTTCGACAGGCACATACCAGGTTGGCGGGAGGACAATTTCAGTCTCCGCTATGCGCTCAGCATTCCGCACAAGGAGGTCTGGAATGCCCACATGGCCGCAAAGCGAGACCTGATCGACTACGTTAATCGCGAGACGAACACGGGCATGGACGTGGATTTCCTGACGATCGGTTTTGCGCGCCGCGCGGCGGCCTACAAGCGAGCGGACCTGCTCCTGCGAGATCCGGATCGGCTTCGCAAAATCGCTCGTGATGTCGGCCCGTTTCAGATCGTCTATGCCGGCAAATCGCACCCCCGCGACGAGGAAGGCAAGAAGATGATCCAACGAATCTACCAGGCACGCAAGTCGCTCCGGGATGCCGTCCACATCGCCTACCTGCCCAATTACGACATGACCCTCGGCAAGCTGGTCACCTCGGGAGTGGACCTATGGCTCAACACGCCGCAACGCCCGATGGAGGCCTCGGGAACCAGCGGAATGAAGGCCGCCCTCAACGGTGTTCCGTCGCTGAGCGTGCTGGACGGCTGGTGGATCGAGGGCTGCATCGAGGGAACCACCGGCTGGGCCATCGGCCGGGACGGCCGGACTCCCGAAACTTCCGCCGACAACCAGGCCGATGCGGCGTCGCTGTACGAGAAGCTCGAGCAGGTGGTGGCTCCCCTGTTCTACAGGGACCGTGATCGGTACCTGGACGTCATGGTGCACGCCATCGCGCTGAACGGCTCGTTCTTCAACACGCAACGGATGATGCAGCAATATGTGCTTAAAGCGTATTTCCGTTAA
- a CDS encoding PIN domain-containing protein: protein MHKLLGAMDQGTLSAATSELTLAEVLVKPKQDKNAALVNEYCDFLEPSAALTLAPITQAILIEAAEIRAATGLKLPDAIHVATALAMQCDTLLTNDRAIRATRGISVRLLSDLE from the coding sequence ATTCACAAGCTCCTCGGAGCAATGGACCAAGGCACACTGTCCGCAGCCACGAGTGAGTTGACGCTGGCCGAGGTTCTGGTCAAGCCAAAACAGGACAAGAACGCGGCCTTGGTGAATGAGTATTGCGATTTCCTTGAGCCTTCGGCGGCCCTGACGCTTGCCCCGATCACTCAGGCGATTCTGATCGAGGCCGCGGAGATCCGTGCGGCGACAGGCCTGAAACTGCCCGATGCAATCCATGTCGCCACGGCTTTGGCAATGCAGTGCGATACTTTGCTGACGAATGATCGGGCAATCCGAGCCACGCGAGGCATCTCCGTCAGACTGCTATCCGATCTTGAATGA